One Odontesthes bonariensis isolate fOdoBon6 chromosome 12, fOdoBon6.hap1, whole genome shotgun sequence genomic window, GAAGGAATATCTTCATAATGATAGCCCTGTGAGGATATGGTTAGGTTTGAATTACAGACATATTCATGAAGAACAGACAGCTAACGTTCGGGCAGCTACATAACAAATAAAATGCTGTGGGAGCAGGTTGTTGGCCTTTTGAGTGCTCTGTTCTGTAAAGACCTGGCAAGAAATTACacagaatggggggggggggggtgtattaTGTAAGGCAACCCTGGAAAATAATCTAATTGGGGCAATGCAGTCACATACTCGGCTGCAGGGAAAAAATGAGGTGCAAACCGCCTCTGGGACAGGGCAgcgtttttttaatactttttataGCATCAAGTTCAGTAGTTTCTAAGTAACCATAGgttgagaaaaaaatatatattcagaTTTTAAGACCACTAAAGCTAAAAAATATTATGGCAATTACATTACAAATGTTCCATTAACGTGACATATAAGAAGAACACTAAAGGCACAAAGAACATGAATTTGCTAGAAATGGTGTGGGCAAAGAATAATTCTTTTAAGGAGGAAATAAACACTAGcctaaaatgttgtttttgctGCCCACTCTGTACAGATGCACAGGTAGCAGTTAATTATTccttgtgtatgtgtatgtaaaaCACTGCAAGGGTGTCATGGTCAGCCTTGTGTTAAACCATTCTTCGAGGTACAGACACAAGTGATGGAAAAGTtgcaaaaaaataagaaaaaacagcGCAGAAACAATAGAAAAAGGTAAgtcaaatgaaacattttggAAAGTAAAGTTTATTGTGACattgtgaaattaaaaaaaaagcaaaacacacaaaaacaaaaaaacaaagaatagGAAATCAATAAAAACGAACAAACTACACACTGCTAAATGTATGCTAACAATGGAAGATGGATATGATGGGGAACTGCTGTGCTGGTGACTCCTGCAGAAAGCACCAGCTGTGTGACACACCAAGGCAACTTGTCACCTGTGGGTCTCCTTCTTGGGCAGGAGTGGTGTTGGATGGGACGGGTCTGGCGGACAGCTGGCTTCATCCCACTCCTCTTGGATGGAGACAGACTCTGAGTCTCCAATTTTTTGGTGATATCAGTCTTCTTTATGATAGCTACATTATCAGAAGAAACAAGGCCATTGAGTAAAGCACAGGGAAGCAAAAAATAAGCAGAGATAGCTGCTGAGCCATGTCAAAATGCTGACTGCCGTGAGATAAAGACTCCCCAGGAGCCCTTTGTAGCCGTTGTACTTGTTGATGCATGCATAAACAGATGACTTAATCACACGTGGGCTGCAAATATTTTGacaatgttttatatttttagaACAGCCACATGTATAAACAGCATTACTAAACTAACAGAACAAAGAGAATTGTGTAGTAATATTGTTTCTGCAAGAAGCAGTAACATATTTACAGTAGCATGGTGATGAACTCTAGTATTACATGTAAGAATTTATTAAGAATTTagcacactgtacagaatataCACAGATACTGTACTACTTAAATTACGAATataattataaacaaaatttaagtGAGAAagaaccttttttcttcttgACTTCCTCTCTGGGGATGTAGATGGGTTCTTTGCGGACAGGTTTGCGTTCAGGTGTTGAGATCCTTCCTTTAGGTCGCCCTCCTTTGGTCTTGGGTTTaacctgtttttctgtcttctgcTGTTGTGTCTGCTTGTTCTGGACCACGGAAGGCTTTTTGACTGGACTAGGCACCTTGGGCAAAGGCTCAATCTGCTCTGTTGCCATACTCCTATCATCATCTGATAAACAAGGCAGAGAAAAAGTCATTCATTTGAAGCAGAAGAAGGAAGAGGGAGGAGAAACTATCAtgacagaacaaagagatcTCACCTTGTGTGTCCACCCAGGAGCTGTCCAGGATGGAGTCATCTACAGTGGTTTCATCTCTGTCATAGCTTTCTGTTGGTCCTTCTGTTTCTATGGTCTGAGTCTCCCTTCCTGGGGAGGCAGGGGTTTCAGGAACATCACCCACCTCCTCTAAACTGGCTGCTTCCATGTCAGCTTCCTGGGCCAACTCCACagactcctcctcttcctcttcatcttcttTCCGGGCAGGGACACAAAGGGCTTCATCCTCAAGTGGAGCTGAGAAACGAACGCTGTGCCCCGGTTCCTCAGCTTCATCGAAGGTCTGGACCACAGTGATGAAATCATCTTCGACCATCACCACCGATTCAATGGCAGCACGGGTCTCTGGTATCTCCTTTGTCACCTCTGGCCCTGCAGCTGCTAACTTTAAAACATCTCCCTCACTCTTCTCTTTCGAGTTGCAAGCTTCTTCCTCAGCAGCATTAATGGCggcttttttgttttgctgtctTGATTCTAATTCCACTGGCTGGTCTGCAAGCCTCTTGTCCATCTCAGCTGCTTTCtcgttttctttcttctctttcagttCCTTTTCTATCTTTTctatctcttctttttcttttgcttccCTCTCTATCTTTTCCttctcttccttttcttttgcttcCTTCTCtatcttttctttctctgcctTCTCTCTCATTTGTTGCTCCATCGTTTCTTTTTCcagcctttctttcctttctttctcctctTGCTCCAtcttttccttctcttctctttcattCCTCTCCCtatcttctctctctttttcttccttttcttttttctccctctcttctgtttctttcttctctaTTAGCTCCCTCTCTGCTTTCGCTTTCTTCTCGttctcttccttttcttttagctccctctctgctttctctttcttctcgttctcttccttttcttttagctctctctctgctttctctttcttctcgttctcttccttttcttttagctccctctctgctttctctttcttctcgtactcttccttttcttttagctccctctctgctttctctttcttctcgtactcttccttttcttttagctccctctctgctttctctttcttctcgttctcttccttttcttttagctccctctctgctttctccttctccagtctctctctctcttgctcttcctgctttttctccttcctttctttctcctctCTCAGTATCCTCTCTGCCTCTTCTTTCTTCTGTCTTTCCTGTTCCTCTGtccctttcatttccttttctttcttttctgcttcCTCCCTGactttcctctcttcctcttctttctttttcatctcGACTGCCTCCCTCTCTTGTTCTTCCTTAATTTTTCTTACAATCTCATCTCGCTCATCTTTGTTTATTCCTAACACAGGTGAAGGTGCTCTTTTTGGGGAACCATATAATTCTCTTTGTTTAAGTTTGGAAGGTGACAGTACTGGGGAGAGCAGCTTGTCATCATCGATGTTGCTCTCCACAGATGAAGTAGGAGAAGTTTTGACGGGTCTTGCAATCCGGTCCTTAGCCATGCCAGTCAGTTGGTACACATCCTCAGCATCCACCTCCTCATATGCTTCCTGGTGTACCAGCTTCACCTTCTCCCGAAGCTCCTGCAGTTCTCGTTCCTCCTCTAAACTGAGAGGCCTGTCCTCCATCTCCAATTTGCGGATCTGCCTCTCGTAGTCTGCAATCTCAGTTTCTGATGCTGAGCCTTCACCACTAGCTTGTCGTTCAGTCTCACTGGCTGACCTCTCACATTCTTCTAGAGTCACAGTTACAGTTGGTGTCACAAAGGACTCAATTGGCTGAGTAAGTGGTGTCTCGCTTACGGATTTTACCGGCTGATTATCTACAATATCTTTGCTTGTTTCCTCTATAGATTCTTTCTTAACCACCTGCCTCTGGTCTTGCCTCTCTTCTACGTCAACAACTCCTGATGGCTGGCTCTTGTCCTCCACAGATGTATCTCTAACAGCTAATTTTCTTGCCTGTTCTGCCACTTTCTCCTCAAGGACAGATGGAGTGAAGACCTGCGCAGAAGTGTCTGGGCTGAACACATCTGCAGGGGATGGCATGGGCCCCGAATATTCACTGAACACACAATAACCCATCTCTTCCAGTTGGCTTTCACTCTTTCTTGCTCCAGGACTCTGTTCCCCTGAAGTTAGGCTAGCCATTGGGTCGTCAGTGAAAGCTGAAACATCATCTTGAATCGACTTCCTCTGGATGATTTCTGGCTCTGTGTTTTCCGAAGCCAGTCTAGAACGGGTACCAGCAAGGTCCAACATCTCGGGCAAGTCTTGCGTCATCACTGTTCCATTTTTGTAAGTGTTGTTAGAGGGCTGAGGTGATTCTGGAGAGTCTGGTTCCGAAGTGGCTTTTGAAGGTGGTTCAGCTGTCCGTGGAGGGGATGAGGAATCTGAGGTGACGGAAGCTGCGGTCTCCAGGATGAGGGGAGGGAATGATGGAGGCTTATCCGAAGAAGGTGTAGAAACCGGAAGGTAATCAGCTGACTCATCTAGACTTCCACTGGTATATGACATGATGTCTGTGGCCAGTGGGGAGAAGTTCCTAGGTCGACCTTGTCCACTTTGATCCATTGTGCCAATAGTAATATTAAGTGAATAACTCCTTTGCTCTAAGGCAAGTTTACCGGGGGAAAGCCTGCATTCATTACTCTTGTCAGGCACTGTAAAGACGCCAGTGTCTTCTGCTGTACTTTTCTTAGTTTCAGGTTTATCCTTTGCTTCAGCTAGTGTGCTGTAGCTAATCTCCTGAGGCTTGGAATCACCTGTAGTCTTCTTCTCACCAGCTCGACTAAGTTCGTAATAACCCTCACCCTTACACTGGGGATCTTCATCAACCTCCATAGCTGATGTTTCAAAATATGCTGACATGCCAGATCTGTCTGTGGCATCTCTTGTTGCATCTCCTCCTTGAACTTTGACTCCCATTGAAGAGAAATCAGAGGGAGCACCGATGCTGCTGAACTCCACCACCTCCACCGATGGCTGCTTTGCGGACACAGTGATTGGCTCACCGTATGTTGGCTGAAGTGTGAGAGATCTGGCTGATTCTTTGGCTTGGCTTTGAACGTCTGGAGGTACAAAAGACGGCATATCCATGGTGGGGCTCTCCGGTACAACTCTTTCACCAGCAAAGAACCCTTGGATCTGGGGCTCAAAAAACTCCTCTGGGCGTTTTTCCGATCCAATACTGTCGGGGCTCATGGACCCACTGTCTTGCTTATCCGAGTCCATCTTCAAGGCTGAAAAGATATCTGTAAGTTGGCTGTTTCTATAACCAAGGAAAAGTATTTCTTTAGCATGCCGTGAATGAGATATTTCCTAAGCCAGGGATCATGAAAACTACAACAGAAACAGGCAAAGCTCTCTCTTAGAAACTTACAGCACAATGATACGGCCATCACTGAAGAAGTACGGCGAGATTATGGGATCCACCAAGTCACAAATGATGAAAATTATGGGGTGGTGTTTGATGGAACCGGCATGAAGTAAGTGTGATGCTGATTTGGGGGAAACAAGCTATAACAGATGGGAGGAATATCCATGCTTTTaacatcaaaacaaaagaaTGAGCATTTCTATCATTCTTAAAAAACACAATGCATTTTTTCAAGAATGTGTCTATTTACAAGCCGTCAAAATTCATATTTTCACTTAGATCTGATAGGATTTAGAGGATTTTATAATGTCACAAGTCGATCCAAAACATAACCAGCATCTTGTTTGTGAATGACGGAGAAATGCCATATTCTGTCAACaacaaaagatgacaaaaataACCAAAAAATATAAACCAATGGTAGTCTTTCTGTAAAgtcacttttttatatatacagtatgGTTCTACTGACAGCTTTACCACACTGAACATGAGACAGCCAACACAAAACCCCCTGCAAAATCTGTATTCAGAATCATGATAATAATATGAGCAATGCATGTTCAGTAACTATGATTTATGGCAATATAAAAGGCACAGAACTGGCATACCAGCACAAAGCCATTTTGTGTGAAAAAAATGAGAAACCTGTAAGCTTATAAGCtggtgaaataaaacaaaaaaagcactgtTACGTATAGCATCACTTCACGTCATCATACCAACACGAAACGGCCGGCCCCAAAAACCAGAGCaagtaaaagaaaacacaagcaAATACAACACGCAATAAAACCAGGATCAATTCAACATTGTGGCTCTTTTCACCAACAAGCCTGTGTTGCCTTGCAGCCGCAGCAGAGCGCAGGGAGGGATACTTGCCATTCCGCTTGACTTACAATGCTTATGTTATTCACCTTCTTCTAACACATCTTGCATTCTAATATAGTGGACAATGCAGTAACATGCAGACAAGGAGAGCAGAGGGCAGGACACACCTGTCTCTGGGTCTTCCTCaccctctgcttcctcctcctccgctcTGTCCATAGAGCTTTCTGCAGCAGCACTAGCTGCCTCAGCCGGCTCCAGGTCTATATCCTGGGCCTCGTCTACGGCCTCTGCCTGATCTAAGGGTTCAGCATGGGGGCTGTCCAGCTCGGGCTCTTCCCCGCTCCACTGATGCTCATCAAGAGCAGCCTCCGACTCTGCTGCCTCTGtactttcctcctcctcctcttccacctcctcctcctcctcgtatTCAGCTGTAAGAGCCTCCATGGTCTCTTCTTCTCAACAGCAGGGTGAAAGGGGGGACACATTAAGACCACAGGCAACACAGACTTGGGTTATGTGAGAACACAACTTATGAGGGGACACTTTCAGCTCTGTGAACAGATGATGTCACGTGTTTGTATCTTTACACATACAGGTACATTACATATATGGTGCAGAGTATTGTTGGGTGAGAGGTTTTCAATCCGTGACAGGTATTTCAGTCCGAAATTGATACTGTGGGTGCTTACTGTGATCAAACTATAAAGGCTTATTTGCCCAAATTTGCCCTTTGAGTGATATTACATGATGAAAATTACAACTTTTTCACTTTCTATTTCTCTTGCACACAACATATCTGCAACCCAAACTGACTATTATTGATGACAGAGGTAGTTTAAAGAAAATGATAACAGAAATAAAACTACAATTCATGGCTcaatactgtgcaaaaactgACTATTTTTGTTCAGAGCATTTCCAAAATCAAATTTTTTCTGaaaatgcatatatatatatatatatatatatatatatatatatatatataaataaataaatatttatgattaaagaaatatgattttttttttaaaaaacgcttAGCTATGCATCCATCTAATCGTCATATTTATTCATATAGAACTGGAGCAAGCTGGCATATTCACTGGGGAAAAACATTAATTTCACAGCTTAAGGTGCTGATGCTGGGGAATTAACATTCAATTTTTGTGCAACTGTGTCATTCAAATAAgctaaataacaacaaaaagaggaaaaaatataATATCTGGATACAAAGTTTCTGTTAATACTGCTCATTCGCTTCAGACATAATAATGGCATGCAAAATTGTTAATGTTATAGTAACTATTATTAAGAAACAGCTACAGAAAGCGAATGAGCTACATGTTACTGATCTGCTCATGTTATTGATGTCAAGCTCACAAAGTCgatattaaaacaaaattaaagtgTGCAACAATTATAGCAATTTAAGTGTGAACTTTTCAACTGTTTTCTGTAATATCATCCATTTTTATAATAGTTCTAATAGAGAAAATGTCAAAAAATAACTTTTGTAAAATTAGTTTTATACAACATTTTGATCAGTTTGATCATATGACTTCCCCTCTTTCATATGTTCAAGACCAAAAATTTTCTAAAAATCTTTTCATGCTCTAAAACATCACAGTGAAAGGTTTAAACAGTtactgtattaaaaaaaaatgaagatttATCGGACTGCGATTTTCTGTTATGTGTGACTTTCTTAAGCTTGTTATAAACGCTTAATTGCTGGTTGTGGTTATTCATACAGACATCGATGATGGGCTAGTATCATCGAAACTGGAATGAGACCCATTGAAACTGCAAACAAGATGTTTTGTGTGCTTTGGAGCTGAAAGTCTTCCTTGTTGCCACAGTGAGAGTGTTAGAGTAGGGACTGATGTGTGGAGAGGAACTGACACAGTACACCATGGTAAAAGAAAAGTGATAATCTTGAGGAATTAACTAAATTAATCAGTATGGGAGATGACTGGCAAAGAGAAATCTTGTGCATAAAGGTCATGCACAGTGTCTCTGAGACATTTATGAAAGTAATGGATCTTAATTCATGTCCCAAAAGTCAGCCTTGTGGGCCATGTGGTCTTACTGATGAGGATGTTCACTGACGGAGCCACAAAAAACCCACTGCTGTATCTTTGAGACATCACTGCTATGCGCTGGAGTTAACGGCATGGCAACCACAGGAAGCAATGGCTTTTGGTGAAAATGAATGAGAATAAGAAAGATGAATGTTAAATAAGCACGTCAAATTTTGAGTAGACACACATCACAAGGACAAACAAACCTCACGCAAAGACAGACGAAGAGACAAATGGACGGACGGAGGGACGGAGGGACAAAAGGAAGGAGGGATGAAGCGAGGAGGTCAAATCacagaaggaaagaaagagagaggagatgagGGGAGAAATGGCAAAGAGGAACCATGCGTGGTTCACCTTCAATCTGTCTAAAGGCCACGGCATGCCCTGTGGGGCGAGCGCCCGAGTGCGTCCACTCTGGGCTGAACAATGGGTGCTCATAGTACTCCTCGTCGGAGTGGTAGGGGTCGTCCTCGGGCACGGAAACTGAGATGGAGGGGGCGAGGAACTTGCACCTCTCCCGAGAATTTTGGAAGCGACGGAGAGGGCCCGCCTCCTCCTCATCCCCTACATCTACAAACAAGACAGACACAAGGAGAAGAACTGCAGGGAAATCTCGACACACGGACTAAAAGAGAGACAGCGAGAAGGAaggaaaagataaagaaaaagaaaacaatgaaaaaaaaatgggaaaactggcaaaaaaaacaaccatctTAAAGTTGATTTATCACACAATATATTGGTAAGTTATTCAAATTTAGGGTTATTTTTTGTGGGGGTATTTCTGTCTGTAGCTTGGTAGCACAATGTTTGCCCACATGTCACGTCATGTAATCTTTATCTCTTTAAACTGAAATTATAAACCATTCAACAGCACCCCATTTATGTGCTTCTTGGCATCACTTTCAAGGCAGGACCAAACtgcaaaaaaagtaaaagaaggCTGTGTGATGACAGCATCTCAACCAGGTAAGGATTTAGAAAGACTACCGGAATAATTCCATAAGTCATCTTTTGTCCTCTTCGTTGTTCCACGCTAACCCTACAATCAATGGTCTAACTTTAAATGGGGCCAACAGTGGATCTTAAAGTTCCCCAGATGACTTTTAAAGATGgccattttttttgcaaagaaaGGGTACATAAGGCTtgagaagattaaaaaaaattaaaccatTAGAATAGGCAACAAAAAGAGAAACGTGTAGACAGACTGAGACACGTATGAAGAAGACTTGAGAACAAGAGAGACATCACACACAGGACTACAACAAGTAGACAGTGACAAGCAACTGAAAGATAGCAAAGCTTTGGGGGCCAGCCTTTATCCGAGACCAACAAAATGAGCATAATGCATCATTTAAGGAAAAAAATCGTCTTTGTTCCACAATGACTAAacctaaacaaaaacacaacattaaaAGGAAACAGTTACAACCACGGTAGCACAGCAGAAGGTtggataaaagaaagaaagactgaaAAGGTGTGTTTTGCCAGCTACGACACAAACAAAGCTCTTTTTTTGCAATTCCCTGGATCTGCTCAAAGCTATGTAAAGACTCAAAAATACAACACCAACCCACCAACTAAGCCTTTTTTAACACTCAGGGTGAAACAGAAAACTTGTCACCTGGGTATGCAAAGACTTAAACCTACACTTTTATCGTCGAGTGTAGAGCTCCAAGTTGCACTGTTCAACAATTGCTGAAAACCAAATGTAAGAGTCAACGAAAAACAACCTAACTGCATCATCGGTCTAACTGGTAAACTGGAGGGCAAAGAATCATTTATGTCAGAGGGCAAACTATGCTCATAGGTTGCATTTCTTCTTATCCTCTTTTTGCTATTTGCTTTTTCCTCTTTCCATCTCACGTCCATTTCACAGTTTCAGTCTATAGATTTAGCTTTAGAGATGAACCTCTGACCTTTAGCCCTTAACCACATACcccaaaaaatttaaaaatataaaaaataaaaaacagacaaCAGACAATGACCAGAAAACGCAACACCATGACAACAGACATGCAAAACTTAGAAGAACAAAACAGACAAACGACAAGAAGTTGCAGGATTACCTAAATTTTCATATTAGTGTGTGTGGAGACAGTGAGGTGTGGAGGTTAGAGGAGTGGATGAAGAGGATGATAAAAAAGAGTGCGCTTGGTATGACACAGTGGTCATGCATGTGAGTGTGTCTTCATTCCAGAGAAATTGTGACGACAATGAAGATACTAAGTGCATCGGTTCCAGGAGTATGATGAAAAGGATGAAGCTGAATCTCCGAGGAAATGGATGACAGGAGAAGGGAGAACATGTCCCTGCTTTTAGCAGCTCTGATTTGGTTTCTTGAATGGGTGTCAATGTGTCGTTTCTCGCCAGCACCACAACACACCAATGTGTTGGCGATCACAAAACTCCTGAGGCTAAAGTGAAGGAAAAGAAGGAAAccatactctttttttttttttttatcagatgtGGTCTTTTTATTCTTGGCCTACCTTGTTCCGGAGGACCAAAGTGCTCAGCTGCAGGTGAAGGGGGAGGGGAAGGAGGCAAATTGGTGGTATCTTCAACTGTAAAGGGGCAAAGAGGGAAGAGGAGGCATGAATATAGTCATAGAAatcaaaaaaagtaaaaacttaATGGATATTCTGCCATTCGTTTGTATGAAACTAGGAGGTACACGAGTAGAGCAAAGTGACACCAACACTGACAAAAGagtttcaaattcaattcaaagaaTATGTGAACTCCAGCAGTTGTGAGAGAAGTCGTAAGACCATGAAGGTGACGGTCGAATTACAGTCATGTAGCTGCACCATCGAACCACCCCTACTGCCTCATAAGAAACACTTGAGAATTACATCTGCTACAAGGTAAATTAAAGATACATGAATGATAAATAGCTCATATGAATCATATTTTCCTCCTTCCACTTGAAGGGCCGGCACCTTACAGGCCTTGCTTTTCTTTCAACTGGACAACCTGTTGTTAACATGTAGCTGAGGATGAATGTAGACAGCTCAGCCTCCATAACATACTCAACTTACAGCAGCATGATTTTAATAAACTCTTTGATCAAACGGTATTCAAGGTTAGCAATGCTCTGTCATGTTGCTGCCCACCAGACCGTCCAGCTGTACTATTATtatgatgtttgtttttctttaaggaAGACTTAGTGTCTGCCATACTGGGTTCAGCGTATGCTTACCACGGATGACTCTTTACTCTGTAAATATGCTGTCTTTTCATGATGTGTGCGACTCCACGAGGCCACGTGTTGTGACTGACTTCTGAACATCAGATGTGCACAACTTGGATAGCAGAATGAATGGGTGCTGGGTGTGAGTTGCTGACTTTTAACTTGCCTTTGGAACCCTGTAGACCTGACAGGGTTGTGCCATGACCCTCATCCAGTGCCAGCTGGGTCAGACAGGCTCCGGCCCCATGTGCCAATTGGACAGAAGATTTTTTTCTATGGTTACTACCCGGCAACGCTTGTTGTGATGCTGACTCACCTGACGGCAGTCGTTGAGTCTCCTGTTCTCCCTTCAGTACTGCCACTGCCTCTGCCGTCACCTCTTGCACAATCCGTGCAGACACTTGCTCTGAGAATAGACAgtcacacaaatacacaagGTGAATAAAACTGTTCATCTAAGTAGAATATAAAGGGAGAGGCTTAAATAGGTCAAATCtaacaaattcaattcaataaatATCCAAAACTgtaagggagaaaaaaaaaaaagtccagttgCCCCTGTTAAATATAATCGAACCACTGCAGTTGTACTGGAACAATATAAGAACTTGAACTTCCAAACTATATATTGATGTTAGAATTTACTATATAAAGTATATATAAAGCAATCTAATTTGCCAATCTTTTCAcacattgctttttttttaaaaatcatgtcACTAAAAACActggatgaaaaccagaaaaccaACCAACTGCTCGAATACTTGTGTGGCTTGTGAAGGTGTTACTATGGAAACCTGACATCATTATACAAAGTGCAGGCTGGAGATGAGATGTATAATTTCCAAAAATCTATTCTGTTTTACTCCATTTTTATCTAACTTTAGGATCTGAGTCATTGTATCTGCAATGACACACATAATTTAATCTTTCTAAAACGCCAGATTCAGA contains:
- the map2 gene encoding microtubule-associated protein 2 isoform X3 — its product is MADGRQPEDGTPQWDPSGGQEPGGTHGANGYSASAFRTCQPGGAHMATAPYTARENGFNGELTGAHAITAEQVSARIVQEVTAEAVAVLKGEQETQRLPSVEDTTNLPPSPPPSPAAEHFGPPEQDVGDEEEAGPLRRFQNSRERCKFLAPSISVSVPEDDPYHSDEEYYEHPLFSPEWTHSGARPTGHAVAFRQIEEETMEALTAEYEEEEEVEEEEEESTEAAESEAALDEHQWSGEEPELDSPHAEPLDQAEAVDEAQDIDLEPAEAASAAAESSMDRAEEEEAEGEEDPETALKMDSDKQDSGSMSPDSIGSEKRPEEFFEPQIQGFFAGERVVPESPTMDMPSFVPPDVQSQAKESARSLTLQPTYGEPITVSAKQPSVEVVEFSSIGAPSDFSSMGVKVQGGDATRDATDRSGMSAYFETSAMEVDEDPQCKGEGYYELSRAGEKKTTGDSKPQEISYSTLAEAKDKPETKKSTAEDTGVFTVPDKSNECRLSPGKLALEQRSYSLNITIGTMDQSGQGRPRNFSPLATDIMSYTSGSLDESADYLPVSTPSSDKPPSFPPLILETAASVTSDSSSPPRTAEPPSKATSEPDSPESPQPSNNTYKNGTVMTQDLPEMLDLAGTRSRLASENTEPEIIQRKSIQDDVSAFTDDPMASLTSGEQSPGARKSESQLEEMGYCVFSEYSGPMPSPADVFSPDTSAQVFTPSVLEEKVAEQARKLAVRDTSVEDKSQPSGVVDVEERQDQRQVVKKESIEETSKDIVDNQPVKSVSETPLTQPIESFVTPTVTVTLEECERSASETERQASGEGSASETEIADYERQIRKLEMEDRPLSLEEERELQELREKVKLVHQEAYEEVDAEDVYQLTGMAKDRIARPVKTSPTSSVESNIDDDKLLSPVLSPSKLKQRELYGSPKRAPSPVLGINKDERDEIVRKIKEEQEREAVEMKKKEEEERKVREEAEKKEKEMKGTEEQERQKKEEAERILREEKERKEKKQEEQERERLEKEKAERELKEKEENEKKEKAERELKEKEEYEKKEKAERELKEKEEYEKKEKAERELKEKEENEKKEKAERELKEKEENEKKEKAERELKEKEENEKKAKAERELIEKKETEEREKKEKEEKEREDRERNEREEKEKMEQEEKERKERLEKETMEQQMREKAEKEKIEKEAKEKEEKEKIEREAKEKEEIEKIEKELKEKKENEKAAEMDKRLADQPVELESRQQNKKAAINAAEEEACNSKEKSEGDVLKLAAAGPEVTKEIPETRAAIESVVMVEDDFITVVQTFDEAEEPGHSVRFSAPLEDEALCVPARKEDEEEEEESVELAQEADMEAASLEEVGDVPETPASPGRETQTIETEGPTESYDRDETTVDDSILDSSWVDTQDDDRSMATEQIEPLPKVPSPVKKPSVVQNKQTQQQKTEKQVKPKTKGGRPKGRISTPERKPVRKEPIYIPREEVKKKKAIIKKTDITKKLETQSLSPSKRSGMKPAVRQTRPIQHHSCPRRRPTETPPDSRQPLSVARQSRDRASIPTSISRAAASLDRLHLSSAEPQGSPELQRLKAKDGGSQSPEKRSSLSRHTSILSRRGYHEHEESSTSITSSGSTAPRRPTSFRTEMRAEHRIGRTPSMTVAESVRSRSARSGHSTPRTPGSTAITPGTPPSYSSSSWTPGTPRSLSLISHERKVAIVRTPPKSPATTPKQLRIINQPLPDFKNIKSKIGSTENIKYQPKGGQVFIPSVKLDYRHVQSRCGSLDRRGYSAGGGNVQIQNKKIDLSHVTSKCGSLDNIHHRPGGGNVRIESVKLGFKDKAQAKIESHRLAFRDQAKARVDHGAEIIVQSPGLSGTVSPHRHQESQLSSSGSLNMMESPQLATLAEDVTAALAKQGL